AGCCCGGTACTCAGAAGATGGATGTAGGCAAACCTCTGTGCAttggaggccagactggtctacatagttagtttTAGGCCACCtatggagacacagtgaaatgctgaaaataaagaaataaacagggggctggaaagatggctcagtgattaagagtactgactgatcttcctagaggtcctgagttcaattcccagcaaccacctggtggctcacaaacatctttaGTGGAATCCaatttcctcttctggtgtgtctgtagtacatacataaataaataaatattttaaagagagagagagagagagagagagagagagagagagagagagagagagaaacaattgaTAAAAACAAATATCTGTATGATATTATAAGTTTGATTTATAGACTTATTTTCTATATGTTTATGCCTGTAAGTGAAACTGGAAGTAATAACTCAATGTTATAAAGAATCTACTAAACTTGTTTAGAAAATATTAAGCTGCATGAGGTAGAATTTAGCTGAGGGAGTGGTCAAGGATGGATAGCATGCTAACCAGAGCTTTTAGAAAccgtagaaaagaaaaaaatgtgtacttataacataattaaaatttatatttacagcccggcggtggtggtgcacacctttaatcccagcactttggaggcagaggcaggcagatttctgagttcgaggccagcctggtctacagagtgagttccaggacagccaggactacacagagaaaccctgtctcgcaaaaccaaaaaaaaaaaaaaaagtatgtttacTAGGACTGGAGATATGtgcagtagttaagagcacttgttcttgcagaggacacaagttcaattcccagcatccatatggtgactcataaccatccataactccagttccaaggatccaacaccctcttccagcctccaggaCACTGTATGCAAATGATGCACAgccatacacccacacacaaaataataatttttttgaaaGACATTAACTTtactgtagtgagaattctggaattttgtgtATCTATGGGCTTTTCCACCTGCATCCAAGTTCCCCAAAATAATGACTCTAAGACTTatgtatgaataaatgcctaggccaataGCTTTGGTGCCTTCCCACTAGCTCATAACTCAATCATTCCTTTTGACTAATCTAAGTCATGTCACatggctagttacctctccttcagtttcatgCGACCATCTTCCTGAGAGTTCAGGGTGAATCCTCACCATGCCTGATTCTATCCCAGAATCCCATCTCTGTACCAGAACTTCCACctccctatttcctgcctaagctgaTAAGACAACAGCATTTTACTAACAGGTGATGCTCCCATACATTGCACACAAGTTTCTCTATAcaattttggttaaaaaaaaaaaaaaccacagaaatattatttgAATGTGATTTtgtttaatcccaggtgtggggttaAGGGGCTGCTGGGACTGTCGGCAGcaactgactatgatttgtctgctgctctagcagaggcgtggttttaccagctgcagatagtttctgtgattgtgtgacatttggaattctggggacttttcagaggctatataaatgctagggcccctaGAGGCAGGGTTGGTAGTTGTTGGTCATTCAAGGGGGTGGCTGaggtttgttagtagtcatgctcaaataagaaacaaggaaaaaattagattcatctctctctctctctctctctctctctctctctctctctctctctctctctctctcctgtcctatctagtgataggagGTAAAACCAGGGGCGATAAAAAGGgtgggtgggaaaaagaagaacccacaaagaagCAAAGGGCAGCTAGACTTTATGGAACTGGACAATGGTGgtgtaagcctttaatcccagagtttgggaggctgaagcaagtgagttccaggccagcctggtctacaggattaGTGCCAGGATAGCTAaggctgtcttgaaaaaccaaaagcaaagggggtgggggaggctttTTTGCAAATATGTTTCTGTTAAGATTTGTTCACTagcagggttggagagatgaatcTGTAATCAAgagtactttctgctcttccagaggatctaagttcaattcccagcccccacccacaTGACTGCTCACAACTGTTTTTAGCTCTAtttccaggggattcaataccctcttctgaccttcgtGGTCCCTGAAAGCACTAactacacagacatatatacatgcaggcaaaatacccatacacatagaatattaaaataaaaataattttgttaaaaacaaagatttgTTCACTAAGATTAGCAGCAATTGGCTGCTATTCCCATAACAAAATGAGACAGCCCTGACTTACAGTTGCCCATTGGGCCTATTCCCATATCAAAGAGCATGCCATTATGGGACAGTTCAAAGGAACAGAATTGGATAAGGGCAACCATTAAGTCCTGGTTCTCTTACCCAGAAGATCATAATTCTGCTAGGCAGGAAAGATGACCTAGTTAACAATTGTCTGGGAAAAGAAGCCTGGTATGTCTAGACGTTAACTATGATAATAGTTTTACATTATAAATCTCTCCACTTGTCCAAACAACCAAACCCTGGAACGTCTGTTGCTgcaaaacaacatttaatttaattataagcTCAACGTATTGCTTGGGGCCATGAAACAATATTAGCTGGATGGATTTATGCATTACCCAGATCAAGTCATACACTattattaaaaagtttttttcCTTATTATCTCTAAGTGCTAGAGTAGTTTTTCACTgggaaggcaaaacacccagaatCCTATAAAAATTTTCTCTAGTGAAAAAAAGTCATGGTTGGAAAAGGTTAAGTAAACTTGACCTTATCTAGGATCCATACACAACTTTTGCCAATGTTCTTTatagcttttctttctgttcaggaGTCAGTCCAGCTGATTCATTCATTACCCTTGATACTTACTTGTTGTTTAATCTCTctgccccccctctttctctctctaatagTTAAGTCCAAAAACTGTAGTCTTCAATCTGAGTTATTAGTTATTATTCCCTCATGCTTAGAATCaagttgttttgttcttttgagacaggggtaTACAGTTCTGACATAGCACAGAAATTATAATGTGTCCTCAGTATCTGGTGCTAGAAATCTGTGAATTCAGTCAATTGTACCAACATCTGCCACGTGAGTCCTTACCTCCTGATTAAGACACCATTAAAGTGTGTGCATAGCACcctcagaagaggaaaagagatggGGGTCTGTTACAACATCACAAATCCAATAGTTCTGAAGCCAAGATAGCCCAAGATAGGGTGCTGTGTTGGGGGGAAGTGAGCAGTTTCCATGACCTTACTAGCTATGGTGGGCAATTGGGAAACAGATGCTATCTTGAACAAGATGTTTAAGCAACACTTATctgtaggaagctgacctgacagacctgacggctggaaggcaccgcaggtctgtcatgtcagcttgaaaagcgggccgattcaaagctgctaaaagcggcggaactgccgccacttcaaagcagctacctgttttttcttacggtgcagccgccgactcaaggcggctgcccgttttttctctcggcgccacagactaaaagcggctgtggctgccagccgagagaagcagcgccgcagcctcaaaagcggctgacgggctgacattcgcccgtcagccgctgaggcgactatccaagatggcggctaactcaaggctttcagggaaaaccatcagtgcactgcgcatgcgcagtgcatttaggaacttgactccagcccctcccaaacgggcatgcaaataaggtacaactagggtaccacgaacctggccaatcaccccacccgggcggggtatgctaatgagtatgctaatgagtcattgcaaattgaccaatcggacacctccatgtgctttgccacgcccagggctgggggtatataagtagcccattctgagcattccagtgagtctctcccagaaacctaaaagagcgcttccaataaaggctgttgagaagaatccggtttgtcgcgtcttccttgctggacaagcggggtgCGACACTTATCCATGGCCTTGGCATTTTGAGATGATGTAAATGGTCTGTTCCTCATCAGATTCATGCCCACTAATTTGAATATTCATTGATTGTCTGACTTTCCCATCCCTTCCACATTTGCTTTAAGAAGAGCTTTCTGGACTAGGTGTTggagcacatacctttaatctcagcactcaggagacagaggcagggggatttctgtgagttgaagagcagcctgatctacaaagagagttccagaacagccagagctattacATGGAAAAGCCctgtcttaacaaacaaacaaacaaacaaacaaacaaaaagctttcCTAACTGGGAATAGTGATTTACACCTGTAACTCTGGTGCTCTGGAGCCCAAGACAGGATGTTTGCAATGAGTTCCTGCCAGCctggaatataaaataaaattctgcctgaaataaaaaaattaaagctacccTGGATTACAGAGCAAGTtgcaggagagccaaggctacacagaaaacccctgtcttgaaaaacaaaacaaacaaataagtacaaataaaagtgtgtaccacatcACCATGCCCAACTTCCTAAAGGTTTTCTCataacagaacaacaacaacaacaacaacaaaagccatgaACCAAGACATTTCTGAATACATTTGTGGAAATGTCAAAAAGGCATTTACAGCAAGATGGGGGGAGCTCTCCCTCCTACGgcctcagatgctatctgatgacattttTAGTTTTGGGGTTGGTGGAACCTTTATGCTTTTCCTCTGTTCTCGTAAGTTCCCTGTAATAATAACACTGTCTAATAACTGAATATGAAATTAAAAGGTTTGTATTACATGCTCCATCTGTAAAAAATTAAGTCTTTCCTCCTGACCACTTAACTCCCAGACTTAatgtatataattaaatttatatatattgtatatttatatgtatattaaatgcctaggccataagcatTGGCTTGTTCTCTGACTTGGCAAATCTCCCCCTTGCCTCTCACTGTTTCCTAGAATCCTCTCGATCCATGCCCGATGTCTCACCACCTATTTCCTGTCTCAGCTCACTGgccataagcttttttttttattgacaggtgatgcttataaGCGATTCTACAAAGCCAGTGGACTACTAAGTTAATTCCAAAATATTCCTATTATTCACAGGTTGTTAGTTCTAACACAGAGGTGGGCAAGGAATAGGTGGCTATTTAGGAGCTAAGGCTGTCTTGAGATAAAATAATCTGGACCAGCAACGTGCCAACTCCTCTACATCAATGCGTTGCGGTCCAGTCAGCCTTTGCAGGTATACACAGCTTCTTTCTCAGAGCTCACTGACAtttgcatgctaagcaagcatttaACCAACTGAGCCATGTTTATAGACTGGACTGGTCTATGAGCCAAAAGTCACTCTTTGAAGTATCTTATCACAGAGATAAGAAAGGAAACTAATATGAAAGACAAAGGTAAACAGAACGTCTGCACATAAAGCAGGGGTAAGAGGGAGTCCCCACAGTGAACAGACAGAGGTGGAACCATGAGGTTTTAGTAAAATAAGTTGCCAAGACTTAACCCCACCAGTATGTGGAAGTTATACTCCTCAGGACAGAAATCAAGTCACCATCGACACTTTCTCTTTCCAAGAAGAAGTGGTCTCTCCACAGAAGGAGTCAGGAATGTTCTTGTCCTGTTATGGTCAAAAAAGCTTAGCCTCACAGAAGGAAAATCAGGGATGGTGGGGGCTGTGGCGCTCAGTCAGCCAGCAGGTTGACTGCACCACTACCAACAACCATGAATTTACTTCAGGAATTCAGGGACTAATGAGGGGCGGGGCTTTAATAATGGGTTCTGGCTAACACCCAAAGAGACATCACCCCTGAATAGAAATTCTTTGCAGCTTACAtagattttgaacatttcatgTACACTGTCATCTGTAACTCTCATTTAGGTTCCAGCACCAACTTACATTTTAAGCATTTAAACATGTTTTACAGAGCCGGAAACTGCAAGTGAGACCATTTTGAAAATATGGGAGATTTACACAGCAAAGAAATATTGTCACAGTTATTTCAAAATAAGCCTGCTTGTTTTTAAGTTGTTAACCACTGTTATCTTACCTGCCTGGCAGAATTATAATCCTTTTGTTGGGTGAACATGATGTAATTCGTAGCAGTCtttgtaaataaatcttaaaaaaatattctctatAACCAAACTCTTAATTTTGTTAGAAGTACAGCCCTGCGTTTCTTATCTTTCTGTAGTTTCTAAGAAGATTGGTTAGTATAGGAAATCAGGCAGTGCCTGGGGCAGACATCCTATGAAATCTGGGCCATTTCACCCCACTGTGTCATTAAGGTAGAGTTGGCTCCTCGGCTCAGCAAAATCTCCATAGTGGTGCTCTGGCCACACTCCACGGCAAGGTGCAGAGGGGTCTTGTGGAGCCAGCCAGCTGCGTTGACTTGTGCACCCCTGTCCAGGAGATGGCTGACAACTTCTACATAGTCTCCCCGAGCAGCGTAGTGCAGAGGTGTGAGGCCCAGCGAGTCTCGGGCATTTACTTCAGCGCCCTTAGCCGCTAGCAGCTGTGTAACATGTAAATACCCACCAGCGGCAGCCCTGTGGAGTGCAGAGCGGTTGTTCCTGTCCCTGATATTTGGGTCTGCCCCATGGCCCAGCAGCACCTCAACGtcctggaaaagaaaaggaagaagatgagagaAATTACCTCGGTCCAGCGGGGTGAGGATCTGAGCCTGGTGTCTACCTCATCCAATCCctatggcctcttttttcttttaggaatGAATGGGATGGAATCTAAAGCAGCCCCAGATTTTTTGATCAAATTCAACACTGTGCAAAGGCTGCCATCCTCTGGCGCCTCCTGGGCCCAACTAATCTTGAGCTCCAGCCAAATGTTTTACACAGATATTTGTTGCCTGGCATGGTGGCCCATACcttaaatcccagtactcaggagacagaagctggAGTACCTATGGAAGTTCAGGAGCAATTTAATCGCTATAGAGAGCTTCAAGCCAGTCAAGGCTATATAGTAAgatactgtctcagaaaaccaatctatctatctacccatctgtTCACCTAATACATTGTTATGGACCACCAGAACAAAGTGAGCTTGTCAGGTATGGGAGACCTCCCCCGGTGCCGTTCAGTAGGGAAGTTATATAAGGAAGGCCCAACTCGAAACAGGCTCAGCTCCCAAACCCTCCACCCTGCCCACCTGTGCATCTTTCTACTTTGTTCCTCTCCTCCCCAAGAGCCTATGGAAGTAAGTGTAGGGGATGAAGCCCTTTGGCTTCTGGCACAGTCATTGCAGATGAAGGCTGGACCTACTTGGTGGTGGCCTAAGCCAGCTGCCAGGCTCAGCGCAGTGGCTCCCGTACTGTCCAGGGTGTCCACCTTTGCCCCCAGTGTCAGGAGAAGCCGCAACACTGACGCACTTCCAGCTATTGCCGATACCAGCAGGGCGCCGTCCaggtcttcgctgcctccagcaGTCAGCAGCTCCAGCACCGGCAGTTGCCCACAAGCCGCTGCCCAGTGTGTGGCAGTCCAACCTCTTATGTCTTTCACATCAGGGCCTGAACCTGGAGCCGCCATGAGGCATGTAACCAGTTGCGTGCGGCCCAGAGCAGCTGCCCCGTGCAGGGGCGTGAGGCCCGTTTGAGAGCATGCAGCTGCTGAGGCCCCACGTCGCAGCAATAGTTCTGCCACGTTCGAGTGCCCATGCCAGGCAGCCTCGTGCAATGGTGTGCGCCCTGTATGGTCAGCTGCACCTGCCAGGGCCCCACGCTGCAACAGTAGGCGAACCAGTGGTGCGTGCCCTCGCATTACAGCCAGATGTAGCAGAGTCCTACCTGTGTGATCCCTGTGGGGTGTGAAAGAAGTTATCATGCTGCCCAGACGTTCAGCCCCAGCCAGAGAAAGAGTCTAGAGCTAATTAGTCATGAAGCTCACCTCTCCTCCACATTGGCACCTTGCCTCAGCAGCTGCATCACCAGGCTGGGAGCACCCCACCACACTGTCTGGAACAGAGTACTCCAGCCCTGAGATGTAAGAGgtctttctgtcttgtcttctggggcctcctcctcctcccagaccAGCTTCATCCACTGTAATTCCTGCTCCAGCTTGCTGGAATCCATCTGGGGGGAGAGCAGAGACCTGCATCCACCCTAAGGCCCCTGGCTGGTTTACCTTACCTGTCCCTTGTCACCATGTCACCACCCCACCAGGAGGACTCATATATCCTTTAGCTTTCTGTCGGG
Above is a window of Arvicanthis niloticus isolate mArvNil1 chromosome 5, mArvNil1.pat.X, whole genome shotgun sequence DNA encoding:
- the Ankrd65 gene encoding ankyrin repeat domain-containing protein 65, whose protein sequence is MDSSKLEQELQWMKLVWEEEEAPEDKTERPLTSQGWSTLFQTVWWGAPSLVMQLLRQGANVEERDHTGRTLLHLAVMRGHAPLVRLLLQRGALAGAADHTGRTPLHEAAWHGHSNVAELLLRRGASAAACSQTGLTPLHGAAALGRTQLVTCLMAAPGSGPDVKDIRGWTATHWAAACGQLPVLELLTAGGSEDLDGALLVSAIAGSASVLRLLLTLGAKVDTLDSTGATALSLAAGLGHHQDVEVLLGHGADPNIRDRNNRSALHRAAAGGYLHVTQLLAAKGAEVNARDSLGLTPLHYAARGDYVEVVSHLLDRGAQVNAAGWLHKTPLHLAVECGQSTTMEILLSRGANSTLMTQWGEMAQIS